Proteins from a single region of Fodinibius sp. Rm-B-1B1-1:
- a CDS encoding NAD-dependent succinate-semialdehyde dehydrogenase has product MKSINPANGELIEEYKQMDDEALHAIVEDAASAQEKWRKNSYYERSLLLQRVAELLEERSSKYAELMAREMGKPLAQGKSEAEKCAWVCNYYAENTKKFLKNEYIKTDASESYITYNPLGTVLAIMPWNFPFWQLFRFAAPALMAGNAVILKHAANVTGCALAIEELMHEAGISDNLFRTVIADNDQTNELIKHPDIAAVTLTGSTRAGKAVASTAGSVLKKTVLELGGSDPYLILEDADVQKSAETCVTSRLINSGQSCIAAKRFIVVEEVYDEFLEIVVDLMTEKRIGDPFESQTDIGPMAREDLRDGLHDQVQQSVKAGAECIIGGYIPDQEGYFYPPTVLTEVAKGMPAYEEELFGPVASIIKAENEQEAIAIANDNKYGLGAAVFSEDLERAQFIAEHELQAGCCFINDFVKSDPRLPFGGVKQSGYGRELSHLGIREFVNAKTVYKA; this is encoded by the coding sequence ATGAAATCAATTAATCCAGCAAATGGAGAGCTTATCGAAGAGTATAAACAGATGGATGATGAAGCCTTGCATGCTATTGTGGAAGATGCTGCTTCGGCACAAGAAAAGTGGCGGAAAAATTCGTATTACGAACGAAGTTTATTGTTGCAGCGCGTAGCTGAGTTATTGGAGGAACGGTCGTCGAAGTATGCAGAACTAATGGCTCGTGAGATGGGAAAGCCGCTGGCTCAGGGAAAGTCGGAGGCTGAAAAGTGCGCTTGGGTATGTAATTATTATGCCGAGAATACCAAGAAGTTTTTAAAGAATGAATATATCAAAACGGATGCCAGCGAGAGTTATATTACTTATAATCCGCTTGGTACTGTCTTGGCGATTATGCCGTGGAATTTTCCGTTCTGGCAGTTGTTTCGTTTTGCTGCTCCGGCGTTGATGGCTGGTAATGCAGTAATCTTAAAGCATGCTGCTAACGTTACGGGCTGTGCGTTGGCCATTGAGGAGCTTATGCATGAGGCTGGAATCTCCGACAATTTGTTCCGTACGGTGATTGCCGATAACGATCAAACAAACGAGCTTATCAAGCACCCGGATATTGCTGCAGTTACATTGACAGGAAGTACGCGGGCTGGAAAGGCCGTGGCATCAACGGCAGGAAGTGTGCTCAAGAAAACAGTATTGGAGCTGGGCGGTAGCGATCCATACCTGATTTTGGAAGATGCCGATGTGCAAAAATCAGCTGAGACCTGCGTGACTTCCCGCTTAATAAACAGTGGACAAAGTTGCATTGCGGCCAAACGATTTATTGTGGTTGAGGAGGTCTATGATGAATTTTTGGAGATTGTTGTAGATTTGATGACAGAGAAAAGGATAGGCGATCCGTTTGAGAGCCAAACAGATATTGGGCCTATGGCACGGGAAGATTTGCGGGATGGATTGCATGATCAGGTGCAGCAAAGTGTTAAAGCTGGAGCCGAGTGTATTATTGGCGGATATATACCGGATCAGGAAGGGTATTTTTATCCCCCAACTGTTCTTACGGAAGTTGCAAAAGGGATGCCGGCATACGAAGAAGAACTCTTTGGTCCGGTAGCATCGATTATTAAGGCTGAGAATGAACAAGAAGCAATTGCGATAGCCAACGACAATAAATATGGGTTGGGAGCAGCAGTATTTTCGGAGGATTTAGAACGAGCACAGTTTATTGCTGAGCATGAATTACAGGCAGGGTGCTGTTTTATCAATGATTTTGTGAAGTCTGATCCTCGGTTGCCATTTGGAGGAGTGAAACAATCAGGCTATGGTAGAGAATTGTCCCACCTTGGAATCAGGGAGTTTGTGAATGCCAAAACAGTATATAAAGCATAG